A region of Reichenbachiella carrageenanivorans DNA encodes the following proteins:
- a CDS encoding DUF4202 domain-containing protein, translating to MIDKIIAEIDSINSKDPNEEQFEGKAYPKELIYGQRMTEMLGKYDNAPSVAMQIAARGQHIQRWAIPRSDYPMDRAGYLKWRTDLKLYHGKLLSEILEQEGADQELVVKVNDLVTKKRLKNDLETQQLEDVVCLVFLKYYFSAFATEHADDKVVDIVQKTWGKMTEKGHDLALQLNYAEKDLILIKKALKIIE from the coding sequence ATGATTGACAAGATAATAGCAGAAATAGATAGTATAAACAGTAAGGATCCTAATGAGGAGCAGTTTGAGGGCAAGGCATATCCAAAAGAATTGATCTATGGACAACGAATGACAGAGATGCTTGGCAAATATGACAATGCACCGTCTGTAGCCATGCAAATAGCTGCTCGTGGTCAGCACATTCAGCGATGGGCTATACCAAGGTCAGATTACCCTATGGATCGTGCAGGATACCTCAAGTGGCGTACCGATCTCAAACTATATCATGGAAAGCTCCTTTCGGAAATACTAGAGCAAGAAGGTGCTGATCAGGAACTTGTCGTAAAAGTGAATGATTTGGTCACTAAAAAACGGCTGAAAAATGATTTGGAGACTCAGCAACTTGAAGATGTGGTATGCTTAGTGTTTTTGAAATACTATTTCTCGGCTTTCGCTACTGAGCATGCAGACGACAAAGTAGTGGATATCGTGCAAAAGACTTGGGGCAAGATGACAGAGAAGGGACATGATTTGGCTCTACAGTTGAACTATGCAGAAAAGGATCTCATTTTGATCAAAAAAGCACTGAAAATTATTGAATAA
- a CDS encoding mechanosensitive ion channel, which produces MVFPDYLQTLINSIHDTLPGVLGALVVFVVGWLIALLIKRVVHSLMKKTDWDERLLGNTIVDTNKFLANFAYYIFMVVILLIVLEMLGFSYVLDPIRNMLDEFLSFVPKIVAAGAVVFIGYILAKFVSNLVKMAGSFLDRIGEQIGFKETEKLVYFLQQIVFIAIFIPAIIQGLNALELDAITTPANNILHKLMDAVPHIIGAGLIMAIFFIGGKFVATFVNDLLVNVGVDKLSKQLHLFIVSDDQSLSKVLSNVLHFFIVFFGVISGVELLGMDRLTEVMHNILNLSGDILFGLVVMVLGNFVASVVYGSMSKKKENEFAAGVARVAIIGLFLAIALRTMGIANSIIDLAFGLTLGSLAVTVALAYGLGGREAAGKHMEQILKKFRKE; this is translated from the coding sequence ATGGTTTTTCCTGATTACTTACAAACCTTAATAAATTCAATCCATGATACGCTGCCAGGCGTACTCGGTGCACTCGTGGTTTTTGTGGTGGGCTGGCTCATTGCACTACTCATCAAAAGGGTAGTACATAGCCTCATGAAAAAAACGGACTGGGACGAACGGCTACTGGGCAATACCATCGTAGATACGAATAAGTTTTTGGCCAATTTTGCCTATTACATATTCATGGTGGTGATCCTGTTGATCGTACTAGAAATGCTGGGATTCAGCTATGTACTTGATCCTATTCGCAATATGCTCGATGAGTTTTTGAGCTTTGTTCCTAAAATAGTGGCAGCTGGTGCGGTCGTATTCATCGGATATATCTTAGCCAAATTTGTTTCTAATCTAGTGAAAATGGCTGGTAGTTTTTTAGATAGAATAGGAGAGCAGATTGGCTTTAAAGAAACTGAAAAATTGGTCTATTTCCTGCAACAGATTGTATTTATAGCTATTTTCATTCCAGCGATTATTCAAGGGTTGAACGCTTTGGAACTTGATGCCATCACTACACCAGCCAATAATATTTTGCACAAGCTTATGGATGCTGTACCGCACATCATAGGGGCAGGACTGATTATGGCAATCTTTTTTATAGGGGGCAAGTTTGTGGCGACTTTCGTCAATGATTTGCTTGTCAATGTGGGAGTAGATAAGCTCTCAAAACAGTTGCATTTATTTATCGTGTCAGATGATCAGTCGCTATCTAAAGTGCTCTCGAATGTGCTTCATTTTTTTATTGTCTTTTTTGGTGTCATCTCTGGTGTAGAGTTGCTCGGTATGGATCGCCTTACCGAAGTGATGCATAATATTCTAAACCTATCTGGTGATATCCTTTTTGGCTTAGTAGTCATGGTGTTGGGCAATTTTGTGGCTTCAGTAGTCTATGGTTCTATGAGCAAGAAAAAGGAGAACGAATTTGCTGCAGGTGTAGCTCGAGTAGCTATTATAGGTTTGTTTTTAGCTATTGCATTGCGTACCATGGGTATTGCCAATAGCATCATTGATTTGGCTTTTGGTCTTACGTTGGGGTCATTGGCAGTGACTGTGGCTTTAGCTTATGGTTTGGGTGGGCGAGAAGCCGCTGGTAAGCACATGGAGCAAATTTTGAAGAAATTCAGAAAGGAGTAA
- a CDS encoding lamin tail domain-containing protein produces the protein MKYSSLLILIFLKSIPLFGQGLLLSDGTNNIGFTGTDGSGFSATPSAGQLNSNEWKITGMSDGNTTFGGEYITGDYTRGTSSGGVGTGGVYIFDVGGGNKALGVQPGGSDFTPGFFHLQTTNNAGATIQEIEIAYDLHIYNDQGRANSLVFAHSADDASYTQVTALDYISEEAADAIPAWQTTNRSTTLTALQIANSSNYYFSWGGSDVSGAGSRDEFAISNISITVHLDEVTAPRFITNFPIARNITTDNFDLVVQLDEPGTAYYVVLPTGAPTPSNEQVKTGNDASGASAGISGSMSVPTANTDASSNVPGLVDGLTYDVYVIAEDDEGSPNLQASPTMIQVEASIESIAITEFINNPFGSEPTAEWIEIFNFGETSVDLNGWTLSDEGVDNITIANSSLIIPANSFLILANNKALFETEWLGGTLNAQVIDIPNFSLGNTSDQIILSNNTGTAVWSVAYNDDDTEGIATYLDYSESMDTRSYGSMALPGIVRNGNDNLGATLGYEGNNFTTDNKAYSSTQGDTGSPLDGDYIISLPVTLISWEGYFISSFTHLQWQTGSELNNEGFYIEASRDGVEFYDLDFVIGQGTKSSTSKYSYQDHTFEQSRYYRLRQVDFDGTKTWSEVIYIKNKDLYSQQLYPNPIAQQVYYSQAFQNEPLRFSIHTSQTKTFEGLVDWPEAKQRLLALQPGIYYISINNQIQKVIKK, from the coding sequence ATGAAATACTCTTCACTACTCATTTTGATTTTCTTGAAATCAATACCTCTGTTCGGACAAGGACTTCTTCTTTCTGATGGCACCAACAACATAGGCTTTACAGGTACAGATGGTTCAGGATTTTCTGCCACTCCATCAGCGGGTCAACTCAATAGCAATGAATGGAAAATTACTGGCATGAGTGATGGGAACACTACCTTTGGAGGTGAGTATATTACAGGAGACTATACAAGAGGCACTAGCAGCGGAGGAGTCGGTACAGGAGGTGTTTACATATTTGATGTAGGAGGAGGAAACAAAGCATTAGGCGTGCAACCAGGAGGATCAGACTTCACCCCAGGCTTCTTTCATTTGCAAACAACCAATAACGCGGGGGCTACTATTCAAGAAATTGAAATAGCCTACGACCTCCATATCTACAATGATCAAGGCCGAGCCAACTCCTTGGTATTTGCACATAGTGCAGATGATGCCTCCTACACACAAGTCACTGCATTAGATTATATCAGTGAAGAAGCTGCTGACGCTATTCCTGCTTGGCAAACGACTAATAGATCAACTACACTAACTGCTTTACAAATCGCCAATTCATCCAATTATTACTTCAGTTGGGGAGGATCAGACGTAAGCGGGGCTGGTAGTAGGGACGAATTTGCTATAAGCAACATTTCAATAACCGTACATTTGGACGAAGTCACTGCACCGCGATTTATCACTAATTTTCCTATAGCTAGAAATATTACTACTGACAATTTTGACTTGGTCGTTCAGCTCGACGAACCTGGTACAGCCTACTATGTCGTATTGCCTACTGGTGCCCCTACACCTAGCAATGAGCAGGTAAAAACAGGGAATGACGCCTCTGGTGCCTCCGCAGGTATCTCAGGTTCTATGTCTGTACCTACAGCCAACACAGATGCTTCCTCCAACGTGCCTGGACTAGTCGATGGACTCACATACGATGTATATGTGATTGCTGAAGATGACGAAGGCTCCCCCAATCTACAAGCAAGCCCAACGATGATTCAAGTAGAAGCTAGTATCGAAAGTATTGCCATCACAGAATTTATAAACAACCCATTCGGAAGTGAGCCTACAGCCGAATGGATCGAAATATTCAATTTTGGAGAAACTTCTGTAGATCTAAACGGGTGGACTTTATCTGATGAAGGCGTAGACAACATTACAATCGCTAACAGCAGTTTGATTATCCCAGCCAATAGCTTTCTTATCTTAGCTAACAACAAGGCTTTATTTGAAACAGAATGGCTAGGAGGCACTCTAAATGCTCAGGTCATAGATATTCCCAATTTTTCCTTAGGCAACACCTCCGACCAAATCATACTAAGCAATAATACGGGTACTGCCGTATGGAGTGTAGCATACAATGATGACGACACTGAAGGTATAGCTACCTACCTAGACTATAGTGAATCTATGGACACCCGATCATATGGTAGCATGGCACTACCCGGCATCGTCAGGAATGGCAATGACAATCTAGGTGCTACCCTTGGCTATGAAGGCAACAATTTCACTACCGACAATAAAGCTTATAGCTCCACTCAAGGCGACACAGGCAGCCCGTTGGACGGAGACTATATCATATCTCTTCCCGTTACTTTGATCTCTTGGGAGGGGTATTTCATATCGTCATTTACACACCTACAATGGCAAACGGGCTCAGAACTCAACAACGAAGGGTTTTATATTGAAGCATCACGAGACGGGGTCGAATTCTATGATTTGGATTTTGTGATAGGACAAGGCACCAAAAGCTCTACTAGCAAGTATAGCTATCAAGACCATACGTTTGAGCAATCTCGTTATTACCGACTCAGGCAAGTAGATTTTGATGGCACAAAAACATGGTCTGAAGTGATTTACATCAAAAATAAGGATCTATATAGCCAACAGCTGTATCCAAACCCAATAGCACAACAAGTGTACTATTCACAAGCTTTTCAAAACGAACCACTGCGATTCTCCATTCACACCAGTCAGACCAAAACCTTTGAAGGGCTGGTGGATTGGCCCGAAGCCAAACAACGTCTATTGGCTCTCCAACCTGGCATTTATTACATTTCGATCAATAACCAAATTCAAAAAGTAATTAAAAAGTAA
- a CDS encoding phosphotransferase family protein, whose product MREKNMLMDRSGMIRPGEGLDIKRLNEYLIKWPEFEEGVSIEQFPSGFSNLTYLIKSGAQEFVLRKPPVGANVKGGHDMKREYDLLTKINPVCPYSPRPVLHCANKEIIGDEFFIMERVRGIILRNAPPKNMPMTSELMHTISSHAVDILCDLHQLDLDKNNLWELGKPTGYAKRQVEGWIDRYNQSKTDQLASMEALSNWLLQHIPESKNVSLLHNDYKYDNLVLSLDNYSDILAVLDWEMATIGDPLMDLGTTLAYWVELLDPPALKTFNLTWVPGNLNRNEVIERYTEKTGIDTTNILFYYVFACFKLGVICQQIYARYKQGLTKDPRFAGLISVVNACAANGQKALNTGKISNY is encoded by the coding sequence ATGAGAGAGAAAAATATGTTAATGGATCGGTCAGGTATGATTCGACCAGGAGAAGGGCTTGACATCAAACGACTCAACGAATACCTAATAAAATGGCCTGAATTTGAGGAAGGTGTTAGCATTGAACAATTTCCCAGTGGCTTTTCTAACTTAACTTATTTAATCAAAAGTGGCGCTCAAGAATTCGTATTACGCAAACCACCCGTAGGCGCCAATGTAAAAGGCGGACACGACATGAAGCGAGAATATGATCTGCTAACCAAGATCAACCCTGTATGTCCATACTCGCCCCGTCCAGTTTTGCACTGTGCAAATAAGGAAATCATTGGTGATGAATTTTTCATCATGGAACGGGTTCGTGGTATCATACTCAGAAATGCGCCCCCAAAAAACATGCCCATGACTAGTGAGTTGATGCACACCATCAGCAGCCATGCAGTAGATATATTATGTGATTTACATCAATTGGATTTAGACAAAAATAACCTGTGGGAATTAGGCAAACCAACAGGCTATGCCAAACGCCAAGTAGAAGGATGGATCGATCGGTACAACCAATCGAAAACGGATCAACTAGCAAGCATGGAAGCGCTCAGCAACTGGCTACTACAGCACATCCCAGAAAGCAAAAACGTCTCTCTTTTGCACAACGATTATAAGTATGACAACCTCGTACTCTCGCTCGACAACTACTCAGATATATTAGCCGTGCTGGATTGGGAAATGGCTACTATTGGCGATCCACTAATGGATCTAGGCACCACACTGGCCTACTGGGTAGAACTACTCGACCCTCCTGCCCTCAAAACTTTCAATCTCACCTGGGTGCCAGGCAATCTCAATAGAAATGAAGTTATCGAGCGGTATACAGAGAAAACTGGAATAGATACTACAAACATACTTTTCTACTATGTGTTTGCTTGTTTCAAACTAGGAGTCATTTGCCAACAAATCTATGCCCGATATAAGCAAGGCCTCACCAAAGACCCAAGGTTTGCTGGACTCATCAGTGTGGTAAATGCCTGCGCAGCTAATGGACAAAAGGCTTTAAACACAGGTAAAATTTCTAATTACTAA
- a CDS encoding acyl-CoA dehydrogenase family protein, with protein sequence MGEAGAGYASHAEIRYTNCKVPASHLIHLEGQGFMLAQQRLGPGRIHHCMRWIGICERALDLMCSRAVARQVSSTEVLADKQTIQYWIAECRTEIDAARLLVLHTAYKIENEGSKAAKQEISSIKFYVAHVLQQVLDKAIQVHGALGMTDNLILSWWYRHERGARIYDGPDEVHKTVVAKAVLKQYYPSKS encoded by the coding sequence ATGGGTGAAGCAGGCGCAGGTTATGCGAGTCATGCCGAAATTAGATATACCAATTGCAAAGTTCCTGCCTCCCACTTGATTCATCTGGAAGGCCAAGGCTTTATGCTGGCCCAACAGCGACTAGGCCCTGGACGCATACACCACTGCATGCGCTGGATTGGCATCTGTGAGCGTGCACTTGATCTGATGTGCAGTCGAGCGGTAGCTAGACAGGTATCGAGTACGGAAGTATTGGCTGACAAGCAAACCATACAGTACTGGATCGCCGAGTGCAGAACTGAAATAGACGCTGCAAGATTGCTTGTACTACACACCGCCTACAAAATTGAAAATGAAGGCAGTAAAGCAGCCAAACAAGAAATTTCTTCCATCAAATTCTATGTAGCCCATGTTTTGCAACAAGTACTGGACAAAGCCATACAGGTACATGGTGCCTTAGGCATGACTGACAACCTCATCCTATCGTGGTGGTACAGACACGAACGCGGTGCGAGGATATACGATGGCCCAGACGAAGTACACAAAACCGTAGTAGCCAAAGCTGTTTTGAAGCAATACTACCCTTCTAAATCATAA
- a CDS encoding acyl-CoA dehydrogenase family protein, with amino-acid sequence MIELFTTPQVKELLPKYRAFIAKEIIPIELQLLDTTDRSAHEKLLARLRQKSKDAGLWAPHLPKESGGLSLNLIEFAQLSEVMGTTPFGHYAFNCQAPDIGNMELLHGYASPDIKAQFLTPLQHGEIRSCFSMTEPEHAGSNPKYLSTTAIKESEYYIINGHKWFTSSADGAAFAIVMAITNPEATSPYERASMIVVPQTRQASNSSATFPSWVKQAQVMRVMPKLDIPIAKFLPPT; translated from the coding sequence ATGATAGAGCTATTTACCACCCCACAAGTAAAAGAATTACTTCCTAAATACAGAGCCTTCATTGCAAAAGAAATCATACCTATTGAGCTCCAACTTCTCGATACAACAGACCGATCCGCACATGAAAAGTTACTAGCCAGACTCAGACAAAAATCCAAAGATGCAGGGCTCTGGGCCCCGCATCTACCAAAAGAATCTGGAGGTCTCAGTCTCAACCTGATCGAGTTTGCACAGCTCAGCGAAGTGATGGGCACTACCCCATTTGGGCACTACGCATTCAACTGCCAAGCACCAGACATCGGCAACATGGAACTACTACATGGCTACGCTTCGCCTGACATCAAAGCCCAGTTTCTCACTCCACTACAACATGGAGAAATTAGAAGCTGCTTCTCCATGACCGAGCCCGAACATGCAGGATCAAACCCAAAATACTTGAGTACTACAGCCATAAAAGAAAGTGAGTATTACATCATCAATGGACACAAGTGGTTTACCTCTTCGGCCGACGGCGCAGCCTTTGCCATAGTAATGGCTATCACCAATCCTGAAGCCACCAGCCCCTACGAAAGAGCCAGCATGATCGTAGTCCCACAGACACGCCAGGCTTCGAACTCGTCCGCAACATTTCCATCATGGGTGAAGCAGGCGCAGGTTATGCGAGTCATGCCGAAATTAGATATACCAATTGCAAAGTTCCTGCCTCCCACTTGA
- a CDS encoding 2,3,4,5-tetrahydropyridine-2,6-dicarboxylate N-succinyltransferase, whose amino-acid sequence MEDIKKIIEATWEDRSKLQDSEVIKTIEFVLEELDKGRLRCAEPTADGWQVNDWVKKAVILYFPIRKMEKIEVGPFEYHDKMALKTDYDKLGVRVVPNAVARYGAYISSGTILMPSYVNIGAYVDEGTMVDTWATVGSCAQIGKGVHLSGGVGIGGVLEPVQAAPVIVEDNAFIGSRCIIVEGVRIGKEAVLGANVTLTASSKIIDVTGDEPVEYKGYVPERSVVIPGSYAKKFPAGEFNVPCAIIIGKRKESTDKKTSLNDALRENSVAV is encoded by the coding sequence ATGGAAGACATCAAAAAAATCATAGAAGCAACCTGGGAAGACAGATCAAAACTTCAAGATTCAGAAGTAATTAAAACCATCGAGTTTGTACTTGAGGAATTGGACAAAGGACGTCTGAGATGTGCTGAACCTACAGCCGATGGATGGCAGGTAAATGACTGGGTGAAGAAAGCTGTGATCTTGTATTTTCCAATTCGTAAAATGGAAAAAATAGAAGTCGGACCTTTTGAGTATCACGACAAGATGGCACTCAAAACTGACTATGATAAATTAGGTGTTCGCGTAGTACCTAATGCTGTAGCCCGATACGGAGCGTATATCTCTAGTGGTACTATTTTGATGCCATCTTATGTCAACATTGGGGCCTATGTAGATGAAGGAACTATGGTGGATACTTGGGCTACAGTAGGTAGTTGTGCGCAAATCGGTAAAGGTGTTCACTTGAGTGGTGGAGTAGGGATCGGTGGAGTGCTGGAGCCAGTACAAGCAGCGCCAGTGATCGTGGAAGACAATGCTTTCATCGGATCTAGATGTATCATCGTAGAAGGTGTACGCATCGGAAAAGAAGCTGTGCTAGGGGCTAATGTAACCTTGACGGCAAGTTCTAAAATCATAGACGTGACAGGTGATGAGCCAGTAGAATACAAAGGTTATGTGCCAGAGCGTTCTGTGGTGATCCCTGGATCTTATGCTAAAAAATTCCCTGCTGGTGAGTTTAATGTGCCGTGTGCTATTATCATTGGTAAAAGAAAAGAAAGTACAGATAAAAAGACGTCGCTCAACGATGCGCTAAGAGAAAATAGCGTGGCGGTATAA
- a CDS encoding alpha/beta hydrolase — protein sequence MKYLILIFFLCFGLNVLAKETIKIKAADGVEVTVELYMVHPDTVPMIILYHQAGWSRGEYQEIAPILNQWGFNCMAVDQRSGNMVNNVQNKTFVSARQLMKETKYVDALPDMQAAINHAKMYLAKGQMIIWGSSYSAALVLKIAGDRSSDIDGVVAFSPGEYFQSMGKSSDYITSSAQNIQCPSFITSSRSEKNSWWGIHEAIPTETKFYYLPETSGNHGSRALWSKFSDNEGYWNAVGVFLEQYL from the coding sequence ATGAAATATTTAATCCTGATATTCTTCTTGTGTTTTGGTTTGAATGTCTTGGCCAAAGAGACCATCAAAATCAAGGCTGCAGATGGAGTAGAGGTTACCGTGGAATTGTATATGGTACATCCAGACACGGTGCCTATGATCATCTTGTACCATCAAGCAGGATGGAGCCGAGGAGAATATCAGGAAATCGCCCCTATTCTCAACCAATGGGGGTTCAACTGCATGGCAGTGGATCAGCGATCGGGTAATATGGTAAATAATGTGCAGAACAAGACCTTTGTGAGTGCACGACAGCTCATGAAAGAGACCAAATACGTTGATGCTCTACCCGATATGCAAGCGGCTATCAACCATGCTAAGATGTATTTGGCAAAAGGTCAAATGATCATTTGGGGGAGCTCATACTCAGCAGCATTAGTGCTCAAAATAGCAGGCGATCGCTCGTCAGATATCGATGGAGTAGTGGCTTTTTCTCCAGGAGAGTATTTTCAGTCTATGGGCAAGTCAAGTGACTATATCACATCGAGTGCGCAAAACATCCAATGCCCATCATTTATTACCTCTTCGCGTAGCGAAAAAAACAGTTGGTGGGGCATACACGAAGCCATACCTACAGAAACTAAATTTTACTACTTGCCAGAAACCTCTGGTAATCATGGTTCTCGAGCCCTTTGGAGCAAATTTTCTGATAACGAAGGCTATTGGAATGCGGTAGGGGTCTTCCTTGAGCAATACCTATAA
- a CDS encoding PAS domain-containing protein: MTKTSDEVLEGVLLAINELIANHNFAEALDNSVRMLGELFDSDCLLSKITRENDHWLSSVEHYWMKIPNKIRIEQNQNLLISSFGDINHTLGQGQIFCVTYSEAKGKLRSHLEKTGGKSVVLVPIMRNDTLWGTLALADLDYERQWSNSIQCTLRSLATAISATLLNKQQKTNLKSEIKKRNEALLNQNARYLSLIENVPGIIFRCKNDQHWSMEFISAYVYTVTGYQPTDFLDHAHGIHFNDIIYASDKQFAKEEVESQLLKGIHYRVTYRIQTKDGVIRWLWEQGVQVLDRGDEYLEGCIVDISDRVNGHEKILAATLEAEDRERSRISRNIHDNLQQLLITAHMNIAYLKKRQVDFTEKEKRKYEIANDYLQKAIAESRSLSHKLMPKAIEDYGFEAAVEGLIENIDDVVDTKFEFYNNLKGEHLDAKMELCLFRITQEAISNVIKFAQAKRCTIQLLRHKTSIMLMVEDDGVGFDKSQLILNGDSFGINSMKNRSSSIGGQFFIDTQVGKGTQLIVEIPN; this comes from the coding sequence ATGACCAAGACCTCAGATGAAGTACTGGAGGGCGTACTGCTTGCCATCAATGAGCTTATAGCAAATCATAATTTTGCAGAGGCCTTAGATAATTCAGTTCGTATGCTAGGCGAGCTATTCGATAGTGATTGCTTGCTTTCAAAAATCACCCGTGAAAATGATCATTGGCTGAGTTCAGTAGAGCACTATTGGATGAAAATCCCTAATAAAATTCGTATTGAGCAAAACCAAAATTTACTGATTAGCAGTTTTGGAGATATCAACCATACGTTAGGTCAGGGTCAGATTTTCTGTGTGACTTATAGTGAGGCCAAGGGGAAATTGAGATCTCATTTGGAAAAAACGGGAGGTAAGTCCGTCGTTTTGGTTCCTATCATGCGTAATGACACCCTGTGGGGGACACTCGCATTGGCGGATTTGGATTATGAGAGGCAATGGTCAAATAGTATTCAATGTACTTTGCGTTCATTGGCTACAGCGATCAGCGCCACATTGCTGAACAAGCAGCAGAAGACCAATTTGAAATCTGAAATCAAAAAGCGAAATGAAGCCTTGCTCAATCAGAATGCTCGATATCTGTCGCTGATAGAAAATGTGCCTGGTATTATTTTTCGATGCAAAAATGACCAGCACTGGTCTATGGAGTTTATAAGTGCCTATGTCTATACCGTGACGGGGTATCAGCCCACAGACTTTTTAGATCATGCACATGGTATTCATTTCAATGATATCATCTATGCGTCTGACAAACAATTTGCTAAGGAGGAAGTGGAATCTCAATTGCTCAAAGGAATACACTACCGGGTCACTTATAGAATACAAACCAAAGACGGAGTTATACGCTGGCTCTGGGAGCAAGGGGTACAAGTATTGGATAGAGGGGACGAATACCTTGAAGGATGCATCGTAGACATATCTGATCGGGTAAATGGCCATGAGAAAATACTAGCCGCTACGCTGGAGGCTGAAGACCGCGAACGCAGTCGTATCTCTAGAAACATACATGACAATTTGCAGCAGTTGCTAATCACGGCACATATGAATATTGCTTACCTCAAAAAGAGACAGGTAGATTTTACCGAGAAGGAAAAAAGAAAATATGAGATCGCCAATGACTATTTGCAAAAAGCAATAGCAGAATCTCGCTCTCTTTCACACAAGCTTATGCCTAAGGCTATAGAGGATTATGGTTTTGAAGCAGCTGTAGAAGGACTGATTGAGAATATCGACGATGTGGTAGATACCAAGTTCGAATTTTATAACAACCTCAAAGGAGAGCACTTGGATGCTAAAATGGAACTGTGCTTGTTTAGAATCACACAAGAAGCCATTAGCAATGTGATTAAATTTGCTCAGGCCAAACGCTGTACGATCCAGCTCCTTCGACACAAAACATCTATTATGCTCATGGTAGAAGATGATGGCGTGGGGTTTGATAAATCTCAACTGATACTTAATGGTGATTCTTTTGGAATCAATAGCATGAAAAATAGATCCTCATCTATAGGCGGACAGTTTTTTATTGACACGCAAGTAGGCAAGGGCACCCAACTTATCGTAGAAATACCTAATTAA
- a CDS encoding response regulator transcription factor, translated as MTTPINILLVDDHKMIREGIKSFLEDHPTYVISAEAQDGKEAIAKYDKRQIDLVITDILMPEMDGIALTTELVRLNPEVKIIALTMLNENHHIKQMLKAGVYGYLLKNCSEEELIHAIGSVVDGNKYYSKEVTDIIMNDLSKDKKPKQRLSVEIPLTPRELEILHLICKEYSNQEISDALFIGMRTVDAHKRNLLEKTGCKNVAGLVVYALERALFDDL; from the coding sequence ATGACCACACCAATCAACATTTTATTAGTCGATGATCATAAAATGATCCGAGAAGGGATCAAATCTTTCTTGGAAGATCATCCGACCTATGTAATAAGCGCAGAGGCTCAAGATGGCAAAGAGGCCATAGCCAAGTACGACAAAAGGCAAATCGATTTGGTGATAACGGATATACTCATGCCCGAAATGGACGGGATAGCGCTGACTACAGAATTAGTTAGGCTGAATCCAGAAGTGAAAATCATTGCACTTACTATGCTCAATGAAAATCACCACATCAAACAAATGCTAAAGGCTGGAGTGTACGGGTATTTGCTGAAAAACTGTAGTGAAGAGGAGTTGATTCATGCCATAGGTAGTGTAGTTGATGGCAATAAGTATTATTCGAAAGAGGTTACGGATATCATCATGAATGATTTGTCGAAAGACAAGAAACCCAAACAGCGACTCTCTGTAGAGATACCACTGACTCCACGTGAATTGGAGATTTTGCACTTGATTTGCAAAGAATATAGCAATCAGGAGATATCAGATGCACTTTTTATAGGCATGCGTACAGTAGATGCACACAAGCGAAACCTACTAGAAAAGACCGGTTGTAAAAATGTGGCTGGCCTTGTAGTCTACGCACTAGAAAGAGCACTCTTCGATGATTTGTAA
- the xseB gene encoding exodeoxyribonuclease VII small subunit, with product MSKKKLSYQAAYDELQNICEQLESEEIDVDQITELVKRANELVKHCQDRLRGIEKDLSTVAEA from the coding sequence ATGAGTAAGAAAAAATTATCGTATCAAGCAGCCTACGACGAACTGCAAAACATCTGCGAACAACTAGAATCCGAAGAAATAGATGTTGATCAAATCACCGAACTAGTCAAACGTGCCAACGAATTGGTAAAGCATTGTCAAGATCGACTCCGAGGCATAGAAAAAGACCTAAGCACAGTAGCCGAGGCTTAA